taataaaacacaaacacaaacaaacacacaagtgCTTCTGATTTCACctttaacccaaaaaaacacacaccaaactacaGATAAAACACATCAGGGATCAGGGGGCTCTGTACGCGCTGTGATTGTTGGGGACAGTTTTGGGGGGCTCGCGGATGAAAGGCGCGTCTGTGCGCGCGTGTTTGGCCGAGTGGCGCAGCTGCAGTGGGGGCGCAGTGAGAGAGGATTGGTGGGCATGTTGCTCAGCCGCGCAGTTTCTGAGCATGTGAGTCTCCGGGGAAGTTTATCACTTTCCTCTTCCATAGCGACACCTGCCGGCTAACAACACTAACTGAGAAATGCTGAGTTCACTATCTCACCATCTTTACTATTTCTGTGCAGTTCTATACTCCTAAAATTACAAAATCCTTGTTGGACCTTTCACATtaggaaaaataaatacagatttgtacttaaccATCCTGTTATGTTACGAGTCTTATTGACCCGTTTTACAGTTTGAATAtctgggaaaaatagttaaaagtatttttgttcagtataaaacttcttctgctcgccttaattagtgtaatcaacatataacccccTTTTATGTCtgatatgttggtctttcaaaagtagtagagtagtaaaacgttaaaaaaaagtttgatccctttaaaaaaaaaaaaaaagagtgattaTCCTGAGTGAACCATTacttgttagaggtaaggaactcCATTGCACtcaatattgatagaataattagtaggGAAGTTAGTAATCAAATAtccacactgcttgttaggattgtttgaataattattattttggataattattagtTTGGATTTGAATTGGATAATGAAACATgcactgggtcaaattgacccgagaacaccattgctgttcctgacaaatgaacataacaggagggttaaaaaagtacaaagcttatatataccttatatacagtaaaatactttTCAGTGAAagccttttttgtacccatgtttttgaaccagtaaagattataaagattataaaaattaactgaatatgtgtcagaAAACGTGATGATCCAATAtgatctggctttcaaatgaaaaagtACAGTGATTACAGTTTTACAATTTGGACTGTGGTTTCAATATTGTGCTTTTTTAGATCTGCATatcttaaaattaaagaaagaaaacagccaTTCTGTGCAGTCCTATACATATAAAATCAAAGGGTCCCTGATGGACCTTtcacattaagaaaaataaatacagatttttacTTAAAATAGTCCAAAGcatctctggggctgtaccttttattgaggtacaatagagtacctttcagtgaaagtcttttttgtacCTATGTTTTTGTACCactaaagattataaagattatgaacatcaactgaatatgtgtcaaaaaatacatgatgatccaaaattgttagtttttttttaaatgaaaaagtacagtgatacagaatactgaatgtaccttttggctgctggttaaatggtacaaatctgtacttcctgctgttaagtaagactttgtacttcagagggaacacaaatgaccctctaaagaccaatattatatttttgatggtacaattatgaaaagtgtacctttgagaaCAAGCAAATACTTATATTGTACCTCCCTTTTTAAGTGTGTTGGAGGTTCTTCCATTTGAAACTGTGGAGAATCTTCTTACTGCTATCTTGCACATTTTGCACTTAAAAGGTCATATATGTTCTATGTAAATTTTTTGGAATGATTTTCTAAGTGATTTCTGACTAATAAAAAGTAATGATTCTTTAAAAGGTTCGTACCAAGTTTGTAATAAagatttttaaaggtttaataaaCATTCTAAAGATTCTTTACCAATGAATCTCTGATACAAACTTATTTGTCTCTTCTATAGCATTACTttttaaagaaccatttgaagtagcattattttaaagggtttatagTACACAGTATTTTGTGTATTAACAGATAGAATACAATACACAGTTGCTGCACAGTTAATACCACACCGTTACATTACAGACTCACTCAAAGTTTAAACGGATCTCCTGATCACGTCCTCTCTAAAATTTTACTCCAAGGCATGTCTTTGTTTTCTCCTTCCATTGTGTTCTTCCACAGGAAAACTGCTACAATGGGTGGAGCTGTGAGTGCAGGAGAGGACAATGATGAGTTGATTGATAACCTGAAGGAAGCTCAGTACATTCGTTCAGAGCTGGTGGAGTGTGCTTTCAGAGCCATTGACCGTGCTGACTACTACCTAGAAGAGTTCAGAGACAGTGCTTACAAGGACCTGGCCTGGAGACATGGCAACATCCATCTTTCTGCACCCTGTATCTATTCGGAGGTGATGGAGGCCCTGGACCTGCAGCCTGGTCTGTCCTTCCTCAACTTGGGAAGTGGGACAGGTTACCTCAGCACCATGGTGGGCCTCATATTGGGTAAGTCAGAGTTGCAGCTGTGGGCTGTGGAATGAAGCTTTTATGAATTAAGCCCATTCAACACTTGTATGTTACATTTGAGCTTGagtacattaataaactaatctggtATTGACACCATTTCAACTCCAGATTGTTCAGTCTGATTGGCCAGTTCAGGCTTGTATATAGCTTTATGATCAAACACCCAGTTTTTGTATAAActtaaaaagatacaaaaaataaaatctgattgCCATTAAAATTGAATGACAATCAAAAATACACCACCATCTATTGCAATCTGCTTGAAAGACAATTCTGAGTTCACTATTCGTTCATTTTTATACCCTTTCTTTTATTATACTTTCATTACCCTGACAGCCACAAAACTGTATATACTCTTTTAGGACAAGCCCACAAGCACTTATCCTCATAAAAATAACCTATTTTTTTCACACATCCCCAAGTTACAGAGTTTCTGAATCCTGACAGCCTTCAGGATCCATGTACTTGGATTTTGGTAACTGAAGAGCAGGTAATTGAGCTCTAATTTACAGCCATGTTGACCGACAGtactctttgtctctttttcacCGTTTGTTCCTTACAACCATTTtgtgtttcctttctttttgaCTTTTCTAGTTTAGGTTGACATTTTTTCTTTATAAGCGCACCTAAAATAAGATAACTTGGTTATTCATTGGAAGGGATCCATtattgaaatgtaaaatgtatttttttttttttaaaaacgctTATGAAGGAAATTAAGGGACAATAAGGTGTTAAGAGCTTTGTACAGAAGTGCTCTAGTCTTAGAGCATTGGACTTCATGACAAAAATATGTCTTTTAGAGCAACATATACTAATAGGATTTCTCACAGTTGCCTCCCCCATCAGACTCCACCTCTaccacagctgtgattggtctttTTGCATGTCAGTTGAACAGCCTCCTTACAAAATTAGTTGGTTTATTTCCTGCCATGTTAATTGGTGAACAATACCAGGCATTGATGATAGACAAAAGACTTGTGGCTTGTGAAAGTAAAAGTGCTCAATCCTAGGATTTAAACCCATAACCTTCTGGTTGCTGTATCATCTCCTCCTACTGGTAATATTGGGGTATGTGCATCATATAAACCAATACATTGGGGAACCTGCTCAttctttgtttaaaatgtttcccCTTTTTGGTGGAGAAACTGCCTTACTGTTCAGAGAATGCTTTCTATTAGATTTAGAAACATTgcttgaggatttgattgcattcagcagcaTAAACATTGGTGAGGTCaggatccactgctccacagctcaattctgAGGGGCTTTACACCCCCCTTGCCCATGTATAACATTAGTCATGGTAGCCATAGGTTTATATCTAATCATATTTGGTTCCTATTCTATTGCAATTAATTCCAATGGTTGTCTACAAGCAATAGGACATACAGTTTATGTGGGATCTGTTTGCAGTTTCCATAAAAGGCTCATTGAATATTGTTCACTGACGAGTGTTGTGCTTGCTGTGTTCCTACAGGTCCATTTGGTGTGAATCACGGTGTTGAACTACATGCTGATGTCATTGAGTACGCTTATCAGAAGCTGGACTGCTTCATCAAGACCAGTGACAGCTTTGACAGGTCTCAGAGTCATGTGCTGACTGCTGATTTATGTTGTTTTAGTTAGATAGTAAAGGAAGAGCATGTATTGCTGTTTCTTCTATGTAAAATATGGCTAACGATTAGACCTGACCACTTCATCTTTTATGCATCAGGTTTGAGTTCTGCGAGCCCTCCTTCGTAATTGGGAACTGTCTTGAGATTGCCCCTGAGAGCAGGCAGTACGACCGGGTGTACTGTGGAGCAGGGGTTCAGAGGGAACATGAGGATTACATGAAGAACCTGCTAAAAGTTGGTGGTATATTGGTACTCCCCTTAGAGGAAAAGGTGagaaaaaatcagtgtctcagaaaatttgaatattataaaagaacagttggcacttttggcagtgtgggcagtgtgccaagtcctccctgaaaatgaaattcgcatctccataaaatatAGCAAAGGGAAGCATAAGGTGCTGACTTtggactctccaaaccatcactgattgtggaaacttcacactagacctcaagcagtttggactgtgtgtctctccactcttcctccagactctgctctcttgattgatttccaaatgaaaaatgaaaaatttactgatgatcagtgatggtttgaagagtcatgtcatctgctggtgttgatccactgtgttatatcaagtccaaagtcagtgcggtgttttcccagaaaatcttactgCGCTTCATGCttacctctgctgacaacttttatagagatgcagattttagagcttgtgcaggcatttaacagtTCTTGAATGTCACAGTTTCACATATCTACTGGAACTATGTCATAGAGAGCATTAGCTACCACAGTAAATAGTGCAGTGGTTGACGTGACCATCACCATCTGGCTAGAATATTCTGTGTGACCAGAGAAGTGACTCTGCGGCAGCGTTTACTTAAGATACATACACTTTGAGGTAATTTAGGGAAAACCCTAAATTATAAGGACACTCAAATTAGCTGGTCTCACAACATATATTATGCCAATCGTATCCAAAATAATTGAGATCACATTTATTCTGATGGTTTATTCTAATTAATCTTTGTTTTTTATCTCAGCTTACTAAAATTACTCGGACGGGATACAACTCATGGGACACCAAAAAGATAATTGCTGTGTCCTTTGCACCTCTTGTACTACCAAAACACAGAGAAAATGGGAAACCCAGGGTAGTATCTCTACGTAAGTTCTCTACTAATGTACATTTCTGCTAGTGCTAAATTATGCTCTATGCCTCGTGGTCTTCACTGAAGTCTCACATACAGAAGCTCACTAATACACTAAGCTTTGACTTGTGTAGTGAGTCTAGTGAGTCTCTTAATCAGTTTGGTGCTTTTCTTGTTTTGCAGCTTCTATGTTCGAGGTCCGAAGCCTCCAGGACTTGGCTCGCATCTCCATCCGACAGACCCTGAAGAAGTCAGTGTCTGGCCCGTGGCCTCTGCCCCGGAGAGCGGGGTCCAGGAGCAGATCCCGTATAAAACAGAAACGGGAACACCGCGACTCCACCCTGCTGACCAACCGCTACGTGTTCATGAGTCGCCTGATCCCCGGACCTATGGATGACAACAACAATCAGTCGGGGACGGACGACGAAGAGGAGGACTGCAGAGGAGTTTGTGAACGTGAAGAGGACGAGgcagaggaagatgaagacggGAGGAGGAAGGAGGGACGGGTTCTGCTGATTGAAACTCCAGTTAACATCCTGCGGGAGAAAATCCTCACCCTGCCACTTCCTGAGCCACTCAAGATGTACCTTCTGTATTACAGAGAGAAGTAGGCTATTAGTGTTCGGTCAGGCACAGCCCAGCCCTGCCCAATCATGGGCTTCTACAGGTACCCACAGCCCCATCAGTTCAACTCCTGCCTTGTCAGCAGAGATGTCAAGTGCaatttttaataatgaaataatcagTTTTTTGGTTTCTATCAACAAGCACAGCTTCTTTCATCATGACCTGTTGTAGCTGTTATTCCACAACCTTGTAAAACTGCATTGTGGCAAATTCTGGAATGGAACAGAAATGGTTGCATACTGATTAATAGTAACAATGTAGATACATTACAAGGTAAGAATGTTACAGGGTTTTGAGACCATGATAGTATAAACAGTGTTCTGAATAAATAGCTTAACAGAGGGCTCAGAAGACTAAAGACTGGTTTATACTGCAGTGTCTACAGTGTAACCTGCGCAAGTAGCCTAGGCTGTTTTGAGTGTTTTTGCCTGACTGCATTTTGTGTCTGTGTCATTCTGCACATCAATCACAGCTGCTGTGGTCTGCGCAGCTGCAACACAGTTAAATTTCTGGGAAGGCACATGCTACAGGGTAGGGTACACGGCTATGTGTCGGCTACAGCTTAGATTTAACATAGAACCAAACATTGGGCCTTAAGACCCTGTAGTCTCACTGTGGCCCAAGGATTGCGAGGTAAAATCCAGGATCATGCTGCCTTGGCCAAGGGAACACAGTTGGCCAATCTGTCTCCTCATCAATCCCAGTGTGATGCTGGTTGGGACAGGTGTTTGTTCCCCACAAagctggggatctggcgctttcctcAGAGCTCACTGGCTGCTGTGTGATGAAGAGAGGCGGTGGCTAATTTCACAGGTATAGGAGGGGGCATGCACTTGTGTTTAATCTTCGACTGTCGGGAGCATTGCAAATAATATGGGGAGTCCTAGTGAGaaatacaaaaatgttcattatttttttcaaaaaaaaaaaaaaaagattctaccCATAAACTATTAAATAAGCTATTAAGACAATTACATCGCTTTATATaagataactaaaaaaaaaaaactcatccttGACTCATGCCAGCTTGTCAGGAACCTCTTTTTATAACTTATATATGGGAGAAAAAACAggattatatatattaatgtctCTCTTACTGCCTGCTGATGGTAAATGTAGTCTCAGAGGTTATTATTTCAGTAAGAGTAAACTTTTTTGTTTGGTTGGATTTCAGTCCTCTACAGCGAGAGACTTTActgctttttctttacatttttattttttgattacgttattattctaaaaaaaaaaaaaaaaaaaaaagaggaaaacaatTATGGCTGACGGCCTGCTGAATCACAAATAATGTGTTATGTGGAACTGTTTGCCTCTCTGTGTGTTTCAGTTGTCTGTTTCATCTTTATCTCAACATTTAGAGACTGATATTTTATGAAAATGATCCGTGTACATTATTAATGGAGTGTGTGAAAGGTACAATTACTTCAGTGATTATTGTGTAATTAACAAAGAAGTCCTGTTGTGCTTTggagaacaaaaatatatatgtatatacataaaaataatagtaactgCACTAAAGTTAATTAGAATTCTTCAGAGAAAGTGGAGTATATGCTTTTTTTCCATCCAACAGAGACACCCAAGTGTTTATTCCTGGGCCAGTTCAAACTAATCTTTCAACTTTTGatctatttttttgagatctgCTGTTTTCAAGCTTATTTTTAAAGGCACTTTGTTTATATCCGTCACGGTTTGTACTAAATATTTGTCTCACAGTGTGCCACGTTGAGAGGTATTGAACCAATTACTATTATACAGGGACATACACcgattaagcataacattatgttCACCTTCTTTTGTATATACCCGTTATCCAccgtttcagctccactgatcacgtatctgtttctctgtatacattcttatcctcctttcaccctgttcttcaatgatcagtattccacaggatagaccaccacagagcagctgttatttggtGATACGTCATTCATTCTCAGTACTGTAGCGCGCTGGTATGAGTAGATCAGACAAAGCAGAGGtggcacagtgtttaaaaactccagcagcactgctttgtctgatccactcacactAGAGCAACAAACACTaacaccaccacccaaataatatctgctctcCTCTATCTTGTAGGATTCTGATCATTTAAGGACAGGATGAAAGGAGAAGGATAacatatgcagagaaacagatacaggactacagtcctAGTTATAGAACAGTATAGTTATAGAACTATACTGTTATCCTATATGCTCAGCGGAGCTGAAAAAATAAGTAacgggtgtagaaacaaggagggcATAAGGTTttcaatatattaaacaaaaaaaaaaaaaaggaccacCATGTGATGCTTTTCTTTGGGCAACAGTCTGATCATTTTCAGTGTAAATAGTTATGACACTGCTTCAATCTAGATGTTTACAGGGACAGAATCGGTGCATTGTATACAGTTCATCAATTACATTCAAAACTAATCCTCCATTGCTTACTTGTGTATTAATGTTCAGTTCATGTGGTTCACATCCAAACATTCCCCAAGTCAACAGAGATGGAACAACGACAGAGAAATATTTAAAGACTGGGTGTTCAATGTAGCAAATCCTAGAGGGCCAAACTAAGCTTTGattttgcaattattattattattatttttttagatgtaccCAGCTTAAAAAtgtttgaagaatgtaaaatctgCCTTTGTGTTGAAGAACATAAACATCATTGACAACTACTGTTTATATGAAGTCAAATAAAGTTTGAAATTGTCACATCATCAAACTGTAGACATCGTTATTCTAAGCCTATTAAAAGTAAAAGCTGGACTGATCTGCTCGAAGATTTTCATTCCCGTtcatcccccccaccccccgccaCATTTCTCCCCTTCTAAGAACATACTAGGCTTACTTGACTTTCAGGAACaacaaaatatacttttttgtaACACTTTTGTTGTAAAAGACTGTTGGCACATAGGTTTTACTTTATTGATATACATTCATGTATGCCACAACTGTGCTTTGGCTCCTTTCCAcataaataggcctgtcacaataaccacTTCTTGTATGGATGATATATCATTATAAAACGATTTGCAATAAATTATAGTAATTTTAAGATCATTTTGTGTCACTAATAGAATACAATACCTTAAAAATACAACTACACTTTTTCATAGCAATAacgtttttacttatttaaaaaaaatgataaatatccAAATTATCCtagattataaatatatatactagaaatatcctatatatatatatatataaaacacaccaTCATTAAACAAGTCATATTGGCTCAATTACCATTAATGGGCTCTACTCGCCCAGTAAATAGCCATATATCCATATATTGCACAATATGTGGCTGCACAAAGTTGAGAATGTTTTTGCTGTGACAGGCCAACCTATAACCAACTAGCCATTTCTGAATGTTGCTCTGTGCTGATAAGTGTCAGAAGCCATGAAGCCCATGTTCATTTGTTTAAGAGCCAATCTATTACCAATAAGCTTGTGTAAATATACCCTTTTACAGTTAAATTATTGCCCAGGAAATGGGGTTCCAATGCATGTTTCTGCAGCCTTTAACATATGGACATGAACTGTTTAACGGAAAAGTGTGTTGTGAACAATCTGTTCCCATGGTACACGCCGACAAACGTTTTGaagtgttaaaaacaaatatGTGCTACCCATTTTTTGAGAAGTAAAGAatgaaaatcaacaaaaaaagtaaatgtagAAAAGGAATCTGCTCATTGTCAGCTTTATTAGATTAGAATACTGTGCTTAACCGCCAAGTACAGACTGGACTTCACTTtggataagaaaataaaaagaaaggaagcacttacaaaataacaaaaagtaaTTTGCttgtttaatgatttaaaaaaatatttctttgcaAGACAAGACGCACATAACTCTCCACTCTTTTTTGTCCAGAGAGGCAAGTGAGAAAAACGCAAACATGAACACCATTTTTACACTGAACTGATGACTGGTGTCAAGTAGATGAGGTAAATGTTTTGTTGggaaaggggaaaaaagaaaaagtataaaGAAAAGGCACAATCTACAATCAACCGTGCCATGTAAATTCACttaataccaataataataacaataataataattaataataataataataataataattaacaataatacaCATCGTAACACCATCATAACAGCAATAGAAAAAATATGAAGCAAAAATACAGACTGAAATTTATCTTGCAGGGCATCT
The Astyanax mexicanus isolate ESR-SI-001 chromosome 13, AstMex3_surface, whole genome shotgun sequence DNA segment above includes these coding regions:
- the pcmtd2a gene encoding protein-L-isoaspartate O-methyltransferase domain-containing protein 2a — translated: MGGAVSAGEDNDELIDNLKEAQYIRSELVECAFRAIDRADYYLEEFRDSAYKDLAWRHGNIHLSAPCIYSEVMEALDLQPGLSFLNLGSGTGYLSTMVGLILGPFGVNHGVELHADVIEYAYQKLDCFIKTSDSFDRFEFCEPSFVIGNCLEIAPESRQYDRVYCGAGVQREHEDYMKNLLKVGGILVLPLEEKLTKITRTGYNSWDTKKIIAVSFAPLVLPKHRENGKPRVVSLPSMFEVRSLQDLARISIRQTLKKSVSGPWPLPRRAGSRSRSRIKQKREHRDSTLLTNRYVFMSRLIPGPMDDNNNQSGTDDEEEDCRGVCEREEDEAEEDEDGRRKEGRVLLIETPVNILREKILTLPLPEPLKMYLLYYREK